A window of Bacillus spongiae contains these coding sequences:
- a CDS encoding alpha/beta hydrolase, whose amino-acid sequence MKIWQRKIVNTNRGSFEIFIKGSGKPLCVTHLYSIFNHSGDYFADSFTCSFQVYLINLRETGSSVKAIEPYQLSMLETVFDLEAIREALGLSSWTFAGHSTGGMLGAVYGIFCSKSLDQLLLVGAAARDYFTFSSSCIYHQEHPKFQEMQQLNIQLKQKHLSPKERKKSKIKRIKLSLHQPDKYKTYFSKEINKGLSAARMDYFNREIQLFDITKKLKLISTSTLIVCGRFDVQCPLEYSEEMHEKIPQSTLIIFENSNHYPFLEEATRFTEEVVHRLSHAD is encoded by the coding sequence ATGAAAATTTGGCAAAGAAAAATAGTTAATACGAATCGAGGCTCATTTGAGATATTTATTAAAGGGAGCGGAAAGCCCCTTTGTGTAACACACTTATACTCCATCTTCAATCATAGTGGTGATTATTTTGCTGACTCATTCACGTGTTCATTCCAAGTTTACTTAATAAACTTACGAGAAACAGGATCTTCTGTTAAGGCTATAGAACCTTATCAGCTTAGCATGCTAGAAACCGTATTTGACTTAGAAGCCATCCGCGAGGCACTTGGACTATCCTCGTGGACATTTGCGGGCCACTCGACGGGTGGTATGCTTGGGGCTGTTTATGGCATCTTCTGTTCTAAAAGCTTAGATCAGTTACTATTAGTAGGCGCTGCTGCACGTGATTACTTTACTTTTTCATCAAGCTGCATCTACCACCAAGAACACCCAAAGTTCCAGGAAATGCAGCAATTAAACATCCAGCTAAAACAGAAACATCTTTCTCCAAAGGAAAGAAAAAAATCCAAAATTAAACGAATAAAGCTATCTCTTCATCAACCAGACAAGTATAAAACGTATTTTTCAAAAGAAATAAACAAAGGATTGTCAGCAGCGAGAATGGACTATTTTAATCGTGAGATTCAACTATTTGACATTACGAAAAAACTGAAACTCATCTCCACCTCAACGTTAATCGTTTGTGGTCGATTCGATGTTCAATGCCCCCTTGAATATTCAGAAGAAATGCATGAAAAGATTCCTCAATCTACTCTAATTATTTTTGAGAACAGCAATCATTATCCTTTTTTAGAGGAAGCTACTCGTTTTACTGAAGAAGTCGTCCATCGCTTAAGTCATGCAGATTAG
- a CDS encoding YvrJ family protein, whose protein sequence is MTELLPLISEVGFPIIVTLYLLHRIERKLEDVIVSIKTLPDRLKG, encoded by the coding sequence TTGACTGAATTACTGCCCTTAATCTCCGAGGTTGGTTTTCCTATTATCGTCACGCTGTATTTACTTCATCGAATTGAGCGAAAGTTAGAAGATGTTATCGTGTCCATTAAAACCTTACCCGACCGACTAAAAGGGTGA
- a CDS encoding DUF2922 domain-containing protein — translation MAKSLELHFLSEEGKTVRLSLDDPIEPVDELAVKQVMDTIIANNVFQSSSGAYKTAKAARLLERNVTEFPLE, via the coding sequence GTGGCGAAATCATTGGAACTTCATTTTTTATCAGAAGAAGGGAAAACTGTTAGATTATCATTGGATGATCCGATTGAACCTGTAGATGAGTTGGCTGTGAAACAAGTAATGGATACAATCATTGCCAATAATGTTTTTCAAAGTTCATCTGGTGCTTATAAAACTGCTAAAGCAGCACGCCTATTAGAGCGCAATGTGACAGAATTTCCACTAGAGTAA
- a CDS encoding DUF1659 domain-containing protein, giving the protein MATADLKDSRLRLEYDYGFDSEGKPIIKGKSYSNVQLNVSTDEIYASALAIASLCSKSLFKVELNEAYDLNE; this is encoded by the coding sequence ATGGCAACAGCTGATCTCAAGGATTCTCGTTTACGCTTAGAGTATGATTACGGGTTTGATAGTGAAGGAAAACCGATTATTAAAGGAAAGTCGTACAGTAATGTTCAACTAAATGTTAGTACTGACGAAATTTATGCTTCCGCCCTAGCAATTGCATCTTTATGCTCTAAGTCACTGTTTAAAGTAGAGTTAAATGAAGCATACGACCTAAATGAATAA
- a CDS encoding SbcC/MukB-like Walker B domain-containing protein yields MKPLRLTMQAFGPYAGIEVIDFTQLQSRTMFVVSGKTGSGKTTIFDGISFAIYGKASGDNRIGLELRSQFAKADVLTEVHLVFSLKGKTYEIRRSPQQERKKTRGDGFRLVNATAELYQYNEDGEKVLIAASIRETDEKISEIIQLDANQFRQILMLPQGEFRKLLIADSKDKEQILQKLFHTEFYQAIQEKLREQATDLRQSVEHSSAERSRLLKNADVSNLEELSNALTEDEVNVSLILPLLSEEIQLMKTKLDKREVERKNVQKNRDELQQKMLEERNRLAQFEQRATLQHRLEQLNGMTEVFTNKEKEVKLAQKAALLQKQDELCLRLKKELDKINSKVKQLQQDVEQGEKAQQEAESMYQAEVKKDSLREKALNEKNHLMSLQNAVESYSSQKVATEKLQLRVQELTTKSEQKEDSLKGLIQEMVKMEEQLTTLSDIKLQAVQLDRQIEKNDGSLKSLRQYSDLIEKKRSLTNNLTNILDRQEYQQKVLADHIATFAYLEEQWKQAQASILAKQLVENNACPVCGSEHHPQPALEKLKLPSEGELNAAKEAVSKAEVELANIERERITLESKQASLKERMVELEEDISDTISTFSSEGIEELIYQKQSERDRLIRATDKIHKQIQSLEQLTHEFQKVKARKEKEELAKEQLHREREEAHANYLSQKASLQHLEQQVPEHLRIQEHFKEVLNVAERTYRELVEVFELSKEKLQHATQSLQVLKVRMADANDQVAMKEAELQEERNLFVSILAKEGFENYKAYTLAKRSEEQIEYLEKEIRQFHEEKRSVTDQISVLNRALGEALPPKIEETEKQMKECEELLAVLQEQVMNMKQTIQHNESIVKAVLEINETIKELEETYKIIGHLAEIARGQNTHRITFERYVLASFLDDILQVANGRLTKMTSGRYQLLRKMDRARGNVQSGLEILVFDQYTGQERHVKTLSGGESFKASLALALGLADVVQQHAGGVSLETIFIDEGFGTLDPESLDHAVEALMDIQSSGRLVGVISHVPELKERIDARLEVVSTQAGSTTHFVLR; encoded by the coding sequence ATGAAACCACTTCGATTAACGATGCAAGCTTTTGGTCCTTATGCTGGAATAGAGGTCATCGACTTTACACAATTACAAAGTCGTACGATGTTTGTTGTTTCAGGTAAAACAGGCTCTGGAAAAACAACGATTTTTGATGGTATTTCCTTTGCAATTTACGGGAAGGCAAGTGGAGATAACCGCATCGGATTGGAGTTGCGTAGTCAATTTGCGAAAGCCGATGTTTTAACAGAAGTCCACCTAGTTTTTAGTTTAAAAGGGAAAACGTATGAAATTCGCAGGTCACCTCAGCAGGAAAGAAAGAAAACACGCGGAGACGGCTTTCGTCTAGTAAATGCCACTGCTGAGCTATATCAATATAATGAAGATGGCGAAAAAGTGTTAATTGCGGCTTCCATTCGAGAGACAGACGAAAAAATAAGTGAAATTATCCAGTTGGATGCAAATCAGTTTCGCCAGATTTTAATGCTACCACAAGGCGAATTTCGTAAACTATTAATCGCTGATAGTAAAGATAAAGAGCAAATCCTTCAGAAACTTTTCCATACAGAATTTTATCAAGCAATTCAAGAAAAGCTGAGAGAGCAAGCGACTGATTTAAGGCAAAGTGTTGAGCATTCAAGCGCGGAGCGTTCACGTCTGTTGAAAAATGCGGATGTATCTAATCTAGAGGAATTATCGAATGCACTAACAGAAGATGAAGTAAATGTCTCCTTAATTCTACCTTTACTTAGTGAAGAGATTCAATTGATGAAAACAAAATTGGATAAAAGAGAAGTGGAAAGAAAAAATGTCCAAAAAAATCGAGATGAGCTTCAACAGAAAATGCTCGAAGAAAGAAATAGGCTTGCTCAATTTGAACAAAGAGCCACTTTACAACATCGCCTAGAGCAATTGAATGGAATGACGGAAGTCTTTACGAATAAAGAAAAAGAGGTAAAACTCGCACAAAAAGCTGCTCTGCTTCAAAAACAGGATGAACTATGCCTACGGCTTAAAAAAGAGCTAGACAAAATTAATTCGAAAGTAAAACAACTGCAACAGGATGTTGAACAAGGAGAAAAAGCGCAACAAGAAGCAGAGAGTATGTACCAAGCCGAAGTGAAAAAGGATTCGCTTCGTGAAAAAGCATTAAACGAGAAAAATCATTTAATGTCGTTGCAAAATGCTGTGGAGTCCTATTCATCTCAAAAGGTAGCTACGGAGAAGCTACAACTTCGCGTCCAAGAACTTACGACCAAAAGTGAGCAAAAGGAAGATAGCTTAAAGGGACTGATACAAGAGATGGTCAAGATGGAGGAACAGCTGACTACGCTTAGTGATATAAAGCTACAAGCTGTGCAATTAGACCGTCAAATTGAAAAAAATGATGGTTCTTTAAAGAGCTTGCGACAGTATTCAGATTTAATAGAGAAGAAAAGGTCTTTAACGAATAATTTAACAAATATCCTTGATCGCCAAGAATATCAACAAAAGGTGTTAGCAGATCATATAGCAACCTTTGCTTATTTAGAGGAGCAATGGAAGCAAGCTCAAGCAAGTATACTCGCTAAACAGCTTGTCGAAAATAATGCTTGTCCTGTTTGTGGATCAGAACATCACCCACAGCCAGCACTTGAAAAATTGAAGCTCCCTAGTGAAGGGGAATTGAATGCGGCAAAAGAGGCTGTTTCAAAAGCAGAGGTTGAACTAGCAAATATAGAAAGAGAAAGGATTACACTAGAATCAAAGCAGGCTTCACTTAAGGAGAGGATGGTAGAGCTAGAAGAAGATATTTCGGACACCATATCAACCTTTTCTTCAGAAGGAATAGAAGAGCTTATCTATCAAAAACAATCTGAACGAGATCGATTGATTCGAGCAACGGATAAAATCCACAAACAAATACAATCGCTAGAGCAGTTAACACACGAATTTCAAAAGGTAAAAGCAAGAAAAGAAAAGGAAGAATTAGCTAAAGAGCAATTGCACCGTGAGCGGGAAGAAGCACATGCAAATTACCTTTCACAAAAAGCATCGTTACAACATCTAGAGCAACAAGTACCGGAGCATTTGAGGATTCAAGAACATTTTAAGGAAGTCCTTAACGTGGCAGAGAGAACCTATCGTGAACTTGTTGAGGTGTTTGAATTATCGAAAGAAAAGCTTCAACATGCTACCCAATCGTTACAAGTATTGAAAGTGCGCATGGCGGATGCAAACGATCAAGTAGCGATGAAAGAGGCAGAATTACAAGAAGAAAGGAACTTATTTGTTTCGATTTTAGCTAAAGAAGGATTTGAAAATTATAAAGCATACACTTTAGCCAAAAGGTCAGAAGAACAAATTGAATATTTAGAAAAGGAAATTCGCCAATTTCATGAAGAGAAGCGATCCGTTACAGACCAAATTTCTGTTTTAAATCGTGCACTCGGTGAAGCACTGCCGCCTAAAATCGAAGAAACAGAAAAGCAAATGAAAGAATGCGAAGAGTTATTGGCTGTTCTTCAAGAACAAGTAATGAACATGAAGCAAACCATTCAGCATAACGAATCGATTGTGAAGGCTGTTTTAGAGATTAATGAAACCATCAAAGAGCTAGAAGAAACATATAAAATAATTGGACATTTAGCGGAAATAGCGAGAGGACAAAATACTCATCGAATAACATTTGAAAGGTATGTACTTGCTTCGTTTCTAGATGACATTCTTCAAGTGGCTAATGGCCGTTTAACGAAAATGACGTCAGGCCGGTATCAGCTATTACGAAAAATGGATCGAGCAAGAGGAAACGTTCAAAGTGGGTTAGAGATTCTCGTGTTTGATCAATACACGGGTCAAGAGAGGCATGTCAAAACGCTTTCTGGAGGAGAGAGCTTTAAAGCATCTCTCGCCTTAGCATTAGGACTAGCAGATGTTGTACAACAACATGCTGGAGGTGTTTCACTTGAGACGATTTTTATTGATGAAGGGTTTGGCACACTTGATCCAGAATCATTAGATCATGCTGTTGAAGCATTAATGGATATCCAAAGTAGTGGTCGATTAGTAGGAGTGATTTCTCACGTTCCAGAATTAAAGGAGCGCATTGATGCTCGACTGGAAGTTGTATCGACTCAAGCAGGGAGTACAACGCATTTTGTCTTAAGATAA
- a CDS encoding GNAT family N-acetyltransferase, producing the protein MEREINFRMATEQDLDKIVKMLAMDSLGSKRERYEQPLPVSYINAFQAITSDPNNELVVACRHNEVIGVQQITFTPYLTHQGSWRATIEGVRTLSSERGKGIGSELIRLAIQRAKERGCHIVQLTTDKERKDALHFYEALGFKPTHEGLKMHL; encoded by the coding sequence ATGGAAAGAGAAATTAACTTTAGAATGGCTACTGAACAAGATTTAGATAAAATTGTTAAGATGCTTGCTATGGATTCTTTAGGAAGTAAAAGAGAACGGTATGAACAACCACTTCCAGTAAGTTACATTAACGCATTTCAAGCCATTACGTCGGACCCTAATAATGAATTAGTTGTCGCATGCCGTCACAACGAAGTGATTGGCGTTCAACAAATTACATTTACACCCTACCTAACACATCAAGGTAGTTGGAGAGCTACGATAGAAGGGGTTAGAACCTTATCTTCTGAAAGGGGGAAGGGAATAGGAAGTGAACTAATACGTCTGGCCATTCAACGTGCAAAAGAACGTGGCTGTCACATCGTTCAACTCACGACAGATAAAGAACGAAAGGATGCTTTACACTTTTATGAAGCGTTGGGCTTTAAACCAACACATGAAGGGTTAAAAATGCACTTATAA
- a CDS encoding alpha/beta hydrolase gives MKEHMIDSNGVKIKVYEYSQTGEPLLLLHYMGGSSAIWRSIIPSFIEKYRVIAIDLRGHGKSDQPATGYQLDTFVQDVRVVLDALEIEKVNIVGSSLGCYIGTRFASMYPERALSLVNSEGALVDKSERANLEPKEEYLNKYFSAPEQEFESRETLIQHMKENWLPWNKEREMVMKDFEPRKLKNGRVTFISKRDTLRQIAEDLYDKKIEHLYENIHCSVLFLPAEKEGELNEKLAFIKNVERKLNNSKTVVIPETSHAMMFDHSKELINEIKNFFDYTV, from the coding sequence ATGAAGGAACATATGATTGATTCAAATGGCGTTAAAATTAAGGTGTATGAATATAGCCAGACTGGCGAACCGTTGCTACTCCTCCACTATATGGGTGGGAGTTCTGCCATTTGGAGAAGCATTATTCCGAGCTTTATTGAAAAATACCGTGTAATCGCGATAGACCTACGAGGACATGGTAAATCCGATCAGCCTGCAACGGGATATCAACTTGATACCTTTGTTCAAGATGTTCGGGTGGTGCTAGATGCTCTTGAAATTGAAAAAGTCAATATCGTTGGAAGCTCATTAGGTTGTTATATTGGTACTAGGTTTGCATCTATGTACCCTGAAAGGGCTCTTTCTTTAGTGAATTCCGAGGGAGCATTAGTTGATAAATCAGAAAGGGCCAATCTAGAACCAAAAGAAGAGTATTTAAATAAATACTTTTCTGCTCCTGAACAGGAATTTGAGTCAAGGGAAACGCTGATACAGCATATGAAGGAAAACTGGCTTCCTTGGAATAAAGAACGTGAAATGGTGATGAAAGATTTTGAGCCTCGAAAACTAAAGAATGGGAGGGTAACTTTTATATCTAAGAGAGATACGCTTCGACAAATTGCTGAAGATCTTTATGATAAAAAAATAGAACATTTGTATGAAAATATTCATTGTAGCGTGTTATTTCTACCAGCAGAAAAAGAAGGTGAGCTTAACGAGAAGTTAGCGTTTATAAAGAATGTTGAGCGTAAACTAAATAATAGTAAAACGGTTGTTATTCCTGAAACATCACATGCTATGATGTTCGACCACTCAAAGGAACTTATTAATGAAATCAAAAACTTTTTCGACTATACCGTTTAA
- a CDS encoding YafY family protein produces MSRSGRLLELLISLNTKHRFTVQELADEFSVSRRTMLRDLHLLSEMGVPLFSSSGPNGGYSLIRKQELPPIPLTTEEATGLLLSYEIIEQHDGPFKYENLSTLTKIRATMSVEMLQKVEQLKSRLAIEFPRRSVNNYYLKDILQASLERNHLEIEYESRSGFSTRTIFPFGLFLSNGLWYALSFCYRRNSTVTFRVDRIVSLKVSQQSIEPISTNMTVEKWLKQSDSSTKELTLKAQLTKLGCKILDPHPLGEWIEMNPDGTGAIEERIKESDIHYVGRQFLSLGAEIIIEQPVELIQFIQEEAVKLINQYSKV; encoded by the coding sequence ATGTCTAGAAGTGGAAGGTTACTTGAATTATTAATTTCATTAAATACAAAACACCGATTTACCGTTCAAGAATTAGCAGATGAGTTTTCTGTATCAAGAAGAACGATGCTTAGAGACTTACATTTATTAAGTGAAATGGGGGTTCCTCTATTTTCTTCGTCTGGACCGAATGGCGGATATAGTCTTATAAGAAAACAGGAATTGCCACCTATACCTTTAACAACTGAAGAAGCGACCGGGCTGCTCTTATCGTATGAAATAATAGAGCAGCATGACGGACCATTTAAATATGAAAATTTGTCTACGCTTACTAAAATACGTGCGACCATGTCTGTCGAAATGCTTCAAAAAGTCGAACAATTAAAATCTCGATTAGCAATTGAATTTCCTCGAAGAAGCGTTAATAACTATTATCTAAAAGATATATTGCAAGCGTCACTAGAAAGAAATCATTTGGAGATTGAATATGAATCGCGCTCTGGGTTTTCAACTCGGACCATTTTTCCTTTCGGGCTTTTTTTGTCTAATGGATTATGGTACGCTCTTTCATTTTGTTATAGGCGTAACAGTACGGTGACGTTTCGCGTTGATCGGATTGTTTCTCTCAAAGTTAGTCAACAGTCTATTGAACCTATTTCTACTAATATGACAGTCGAAAAATGGTTAAAACAATCCGATTCTTCAACAAAGGAATTGACTTTAAAGGCTCAATTAACGAAACTTGGCTGTAAAATATTAGATCCGCATCCTTTAGGAGAATGGATAGAAATGAATCCTGATGGTACTGGAGCAATTGAAGAAAGAATCAAAGAATCAGATATTCACTATGTAGGAAGGCAGTTCCTTAGTCTTGGTGCTGAAATCATAATTGAGCAACCAGTTGAATTAATCCAATTTATTCAGGAAGAAGCAGTTAAGCTAATCAATCAATATTCGAAAGTGTAA
- a CDS encoding alpha/beta hydrolase produces MATNDSQQNTNTPSRLEKGQNYKKVVLEPEAQEFVESTKNPPFLFELEPEEGRKAVDEVQSSPIEKKPVDIEEMMIDGGPTGKVSVRILKPKDAPPNLPIILYTHGAGWVFGNSHTHDHLIRELAVGSQSAVVFTNYSLSPEAKYPIAIEEVYAVLEWVSKNGQDYGMNPNKISVAGDSVGGNMSAAITLMVKERKGPKIYKQLLFYPVTDASFNTGSYEQFKEGYFLRRDGMQWFWDQYTTNDEERNEITASPLRANTEQLTGLPEALIITAEADVLRDEGEAYANKLREAGVDVTAVRFQGIIHDFVMLNALAETDAAKGALTLANSWLIQ; encoded by the coding sequence ATGGCTACAAATGACTCTCAACAAAACACAAATACACCGAGTAGACTAGAAAAGGGACAGAATTATAAAAAGGTTGTACTTGAACCTGAAGCACAGGAGTTTGTTGAGTCGACAAAGAATCCACCTTTTTTATTTGAGCTTGAGCCAGAGGAAGGTCGAAAAGCAGTTGATGAGGTACAATCTTCACCTATTGAGAAAAAGCCAGTAGATATTGAAGAGATGATGATTGATGGTGGACCAACAGGGAAAGTATCCGTTCGAATTTTAAAACCAAAGGATGCACCACCTAACCTTCCTATCATTCTATATACACACGGCGCTGGCTGGGTCTTTGGAAATTCACATACACATGATCATTTAATAAGGGAATTAGCTGTTGGTTCACAGTCTGCTGTAGTATTTACAAATTATAGTCTATCCCCTGAAGCGAAATACCCTATTGCAATTGAAGAAGTATATGCCGTTTTAGAATGGGTTTCAAAAAATGGACAAGACTATGGGATGAATCCTAATAAAATTTCAGTTGCAGGGGATAGTGTTGGTGGTAACATGTCTGCAGCGATTACTCTTATGGTAAAGGAACGTAAAGGACCGAAAATTTATAAGCAACTTCTATTCTATCCTGTAACGGATGCATCATTTAACACTGGTTCTTACGAGCAATTCAAAGAAGGATACTTTTTACGTCGAGATGGAATGCAATGGTTTTGGGATCAATATACAACAAATGATGAAGAACGGAATGAAATTACGGCTTCTCCATTGCGCGCCAATACGGAACAATTAACAGGACTTCCAGAAGCTTTAATCATTACTGCTGAAGCAGATGTACTACGTGATGAAGGTGAGGCTTATGCAAATAAGCTAAGAGAAGCAGGAGTTGACGTAACAGCTGTTCGTTTTCAGGGAATTATTCATGATTTTGTTATGTTAAACGCGTTAGCAGAAACGGATGCTGCAAAAGGTGCTTTAACACTTGCAAACTCATGGTTAATTCAATGA
- a CDS encoding exonuclease SbcCD subunit D has translation MKIIHTADWHLGKLVHGLYMTDDQREVLNEFSQLVEEERPDAVVIAGDLYDRSVPPTAAVQLLDEILFKINVELKTPVIAISGNHDSAERLHFGSSWYKQNHFYLQGKLDSEFSPIRLGGLNFYTIPYAEPGTVRQLLEDDSIHSHQDAMKTIVGKIENQMNPNETNVFVGHAFVLGGKETDSERTLSVGGSGAVASDVFAPFDYTALGHLHSPDAIKHDSIRYSGSLMKYSFSEAKQRKSVSIIEFNEKGGFSIEEKCLQPKRDMREIEGMLDELLDPDYYQSQKVDDYLKVNLLDEGALIDPINKLRKVYPNVLHLERKIENVDARKKREYSPSHHDKKSDLDLFQQFYEEMTTQTFSESKRVTMSKIMQHVKREVESR, from the coding sequence ATGAAAATTATTCATACAGCCGATTGGCACTTAGGCAAGCTCGTTCATGGCCTTTATATGACAGATGATCAACGAGAAGTATTAAACGAATTCTCTCAGCTTGTAGAGGAGGAACGTCCCGATGCGGTTGTCATTGCTGGAGATTTATACGACCGAAGTGTTCCGCCGACAGCAGCCGTACAGTTATTAGACGAAATATTATTTAAGATAAATGTCGAATTGAAAACACCCGTCATTGCTATTTCAGGAAATCATGATTCTGCAGAGCGGTTGCATTTTGGTTCTTCTTGGTATAAACAGAATCATTTTTATTTACAAGGTAAACTAGATTCCGAATTTAGTCCTATTAGATTAGGAGGATTGAATTTTTACACCATTCCATATGCGGAGCCAGGAACGGTACGCCAACTATTGGAGGATGACAGTATTCATTCTCATCAAGATGCGATGAAGACTATTGTTGGAAAAATTGAAAACCAAATGAATCCAAATGAAACAAATGTCTTTGTAGGACATGCTTTTGTACTGGGAGGAAAAGAAACAGATTCTGAAAGAACACTTTCAGTTGGAGGGTCGGGGGCTGTTGCTTCAGACGTTTTTGCTCCGTTTGATTATACCGCTTTAGGTCATTTACATAGCCCTGATGCGATTAAACATGATTCCATTCGGTATTCAGGCTCATTAATGAAGTACTCTTTTTCAGAGGCGAAGCAGCGAAAGAGCGTTTCGATTATTGAATTTAATGAAAAGGGTGGCTTTTCAATAGAAGAAAAATGTCTTCAACCAAAGCGGGATATGCGTGAAATCGAAGGAATGCTAGACGAATTATTGGATCCAGATTACTATCAATCACAGAAGGTGGACGATTATTTAAAGGTTAATCTTCTAGACGAAGGAGCTTTGATTGACCCAATCAATAAATTAAGAAAAGTATATCCGAATGTTCTTCATTTAGAGCGGAAAATTGAAAATGTAGATGCGAGAAAAAAAAGAGAGTATTCGCCTTCTCATCACGATAAGAAATCTGATTTAGATTTATTTCAACAATTTTATGAAGAGATGACGACACAAACTTTTTCTGAATCAAAAAGAGTTACGATGAGTAAGATTATGCAGCATGTAAAAAGGGAGGTTGAAAGTCGATGA